In Lathamus discolor isolate bLatDis1 chromosome 1, bLatDis1.hap1, whole genome shotgun sequence, the following are encoded in one genomic region:
- the HGSNAT gene encoding heparan-alpha-glucosaminide N-acetyltransferase → MAAAAGLAAAVAAALGALLMAPGLTQPHSGGPPEGSAAGAVERRPPGRMDQAVLLVRNELPAQGLLLAARSGSCHQCLYQVLAFVPPSNGSLSKPGTAEVAVDTQHPLTLQLNGSVSDTELCKIQYHFGEFGNYSLVVKTLSTSTKTVSCDLVINEGPVNSYLPILFAFLVYTGTLTILIVGRLLMKIHAVRNWVYKKLNPRETDRLINSELGSPNTADSVSSDLTPHLWSTASRQRLRSLDTFRGLSLIIMVFVNYGGGKYWFFKHESWNGLTVADLVFPWFVFIMGTSISLSLSSMLRWGSSKQKVLGKILWRSLLLILLGIIVVNPNYCLGPLSWDNLRVPGVLQRLGFAYLVIAALELLCTRAGAESGTLETLCPALQDILPYWPQWIFILMLEAIWLCLTFLLPVPGCPRGYLGPGGIGDFGNYPNCTGGAAGYIDRLLLGEKHIYQHPSSSVIYQTTMPYDPEGILGTINTIFMAFLGLQAGKIILFYKDQHKQIMSRFAIWSIVMGIVSAILTKCSKEDGFIPINKNLWSLSYVTTTSCFAFILLLLMYYLVDVKRLWSGAPFFYPGMNSILVYIGHEVFENYFPFKWKMQDSQSHAEHLTQNLTATTLWVVISYVLYRRRIFWKI, encoded by the exons atggcggcggcggccgggctGGCGGCGGCGGTGGCCGCGGCGCTGGGCGCGCTGCTGATGGCGCCCGGCCTCACGCAGCCGCACAGCGGGGGCCCGCCGGAGGGGAGCGCGGCCGGGGCGGTGGAGCGGCGCCCCCCGGGGCGGATGGACCAGGCCGTGCTGCTCGTCCGCAACGAGCTGCCCGCGCAGGGCCTGCTCCTCGCCGCCCGCTCCGGCTCCTGCCACCAG TGCCTGTATCAGGTCCTCGCGTTCGTGCCACCGAGCAACGGGAGCCTGAGCAAGCCGGGCACGGCGGAGGTAGCGGTGGACACCCAGCATCCGCTCACGCTGCAGCTCAACGGCTCTGTGAGTGACACGGAGCTCTGCAA GATTCAGTATCATTTTGGAGAGTTTGGCAATTATTCCCTCGTGGTAAAGACCCTAAGTACGAGCACCAAAACTGTTTCTTGTGACCTAGTCATCAATGAAGGCCCTGTCAACAGCTATCTCC ctattctctttgctttcctggTTTACACGGGGACCCTCACTATCCTGATTGTTGGACGCCTTTTGATGAA AATTCATGCAGTCAGGAACTGGGTTTACAAGAAACTGAACCCCAGAGAAACCGATCGTCTGATTAATTCT GAGCTCGGGTCCCCGAACACAGCAGACTCCGTTAGCAGTGATCTCACCCCGCATTTGTGGAGCACAGCCTCCCGGCAGCGGCTGCGTTCCCTGGACACATTCCGAGG GCTCTCTCTTATAATTATGGTGTTCGTTAACTATGGAGGAGGAAAATACTGGTTCTTCAAACACGAGAGTTGGAATG GATTAACAGTGGCAGATCTGGTGTTTCCATG GTTTGTGTTCATCATGGGGACATCGATATCATTGTCACTGAGCTCCATGCTGAGGTGGGGAAGTTCCAAGCAGAAGGTGCTTGGGAAAATCCTCTGGAGGAGTTTGCTGCTAATCCTGCTGGGAATCATAGTTGTGAATCCCAATTACTGCCTTGGACCAT TGTCATGGGATAATCTGCGTGTTCCTGGGGTGCTCCAGAGGCTGGGATTCGCATACCTTGTGATCGCTGCTCTTGAACTCCTGTGTACAAGAGCTGGTGCTGAGAGTGGGACCTTG GAGACACTGTGTCCTGCTCTGCAGGATATTCTCCCCTACTGGCCACAGTGGATTTTCATTCTGATGTTAGAAGCAATTTGGCTCTGCCTGACCTTTTTGTTACCAGTGCCAGGTTGTCCAAG GGGCTATCTAGGTCCTGGGGGCATTGGAGACTTTGGGAACTATCCCAACTGCACTGGAGGAGCGGCTGGTTACATTGATCGTTTGCTGCTTGGAGAAAAGCATATATATCAGCATCCCTCTTCAAGT GTGATTTACCAAACAACGATGCCGTATGATCCTGAAGGGATCCTGGGGACCATAAATACCATCTTTATGGCCTTTCTGGGACTGCAG GCAGGAAAAATTATCTTGTTCTACAAAGACCAGCACAAACAAATTATGAGTCGGTTTGCCATATGGAGCATTGTGATG GGAATTGTTTCTGCTATCTTAACAAAATGCTCTAAAGAAGATGGATTTATTCCCATAAACAAGAACTTATG GTCGCTGTCATATGTGACAACCACGAGCTGCTTTGCCTTCATCCTCTTACTGCTGATGTATTACCTTGTGGATGTCAAGAGACTCTGGTCAGGTGCTCCATTTTTCTACCCAG GAATGAACTCAATCCTCGTCTACATTGGACATGAAGTGtttgaaaattatttcccttttaaGTGGAAGATGCAAGACAGTCAATCCCACGCAGAGCATCTGACTCAGAACCTCACTGCCACAACACTTTGGGTCGTAATATCCTATGTGCTTTACAGGAGAAGGATATTCTGGAAAATCTGA
- the POMK gene encoding protein O-mannose kinase yields the protein MEKKPHFVRREFLPREVSSSSLVLLLVAVLLLNALLYLYLNKFYSSLGRGETDPSLCPFGYFKLGTVKNCSPWLSCEAMNREVRKLKCVGEGAVKKVFLSEWKENKVVLSQLTNPELKEDFLHGLKMLKALQSKHVVRLLGYCEQQFTILTEYHPLGSLRGLNETLHIPRYKGMNTWHRRLMLAIDYVSIIRYLHSSPLGTLVMCDSNDLDKVLSQYLLTSDFHVLVNDLDALPLVNRSAGRLVKCGHRELQGEFVAPEQHWPYGEEVPFEDDLMPPYDEKTDIWKIPDVSNFFLGHVEGSDIVRLHLFDIHAACKKKDPAERPSAQEVLDTYRKVLTLLIRETAMPGTREML from the exons ATGGAAAAGAAACCGCACTTTGTTAGGAGGGAGTTTCTTCCCAGGGAGGTGTCCTCCAGCTCATTGGTGTTACTGCTTGTGGCTGTCCTGCTCCTTAATGCCCTTCTCTACCTGTACCTCAACAAGTTTTACAGCTCTTTGGGACGCGGCGAAACAGACCCCAGCCTCTGCCCTTTTGGGTACTTCAAACTGGGAACGGTGAAGAATTGTTCCCCGTGGCTCTCCTGTGAAGCCATGAATAGGGAAGTCAGGAAGCTCAAGTGTGTTGGTGAAGGTGCTGTGAAAAAG GTCTTCCTCTCCgagtggaaggaaaacaaagtggtCCTTTCACAGCTCACCAACCCAGAGCTGAAGGAGGACTTTCTCCACGGACTGAAGATGCTGAAAGCTCTTCAGAGCAAGCACGTTGTCCGGCTGCTTGGCTACTGTGAGCAGCAGTTCACAATCCTCACCGAGTACcatcctctagggtctctgagGGGTCTGAATGAAACTCTTCACATCCCCAGGTACAAGGGGATGAACACCTGGCATCGCAGGCTGATGCTGGCTATAGACTATGTGAGCATCATTCGGTACCTGCACAGTAGCCCTCTGGGCACCTTAGTGATGTGTGACTCGAATGACCTGGACAAGGTCCTCTCTCAATATCTCCTAACAAGTGACTTTCATGTCCTGGTGAATGATTTGGACGCTTTGCCTCTTGTGAACAGGAGTGCTGGCAGGCTGGTGAAGTGTGGTCATCGGGAGCTCCAGGGCGAGTTTGTAGCTCCTGAGCAGCATTGGCCCTATGGAGAAGAGGTGCCGTTTGAGGATGACCTCATGCCACCCTACGATGAGAAAACAGACATCTGGAAAATCCCAGATGTCTCCAATTTCTTCTTGGGCCATGTTGAAGGAAGTGACATTGTGAGACTGCATTTGTTTGACATCCATGCAGCATGTAAGAAGAAGGACCCAGCTGAAAGGCCTTCTGCCCAAGAGGTCTTAGATACCTACAGGAAGGTTTTAACTCTGCTTATTCGGGAGACAGCCATGCCTGGTACTAGAGAAATGTTATAG